The sequence below is a genomic window from Hyalangium ruber.
TGACCACGATCGATCGCCGCTGACGGTCCGCGGCCCGGATTGGTTCACCGATCCGTACACGCTGAGCCCCGGCGGCAAAGCACTGCTCACGCTGTTTGGCGGTGAGCACATGCTCGGCGGCATCTCCGGCTACGAGGTGACCGAAACCACCGACGAGAATCCCGAGCGCGTCGCCCTGGTGCAGCGTATGAGCTGGGCGTTCCTCCGTAGCGCGCTCTATCCCGAGGACGCTGCGTGGCGCGAAGCGTGCGCGAGCTTGCCCGACGCGCAGGGACGCATCGATTGCAAGTAAGCTTCGGAGGCCACCCTGCAGTCCCTCCCATCCCATGCCCCCTGCGAAGACCGTCTTGACGCGGCTGCTCCCTGTCGTGCCCCTTCTGATCTCTGGCGTCACATGCGCCACCACGACGCCTGGCGAAGCAGCGGCTCCGCCCGGGGCCGCTGCCATCCGGCTGCATCCCGGCGCCGAGCCGCCATCGCCCGAACTGGTGGCGCAGCTCGAGGAGTTGGATCTCAAGCTGTTCGACGCGGTGTTCGGCTGCCGGCTCGACACGCTGGCCTCGCTCATCGCCGAGGACTTCGAGTTCGTGCATGACAAATGGGGACAAACCGCGGACTCGGGCCCGGCCTTCGTGGAGTCGGTGCGCCAAGGCTGCGAGAAGCAGAAGACCGGCGAGAACTTCACCGCGCGACGAGAACTGGTGCCAGGCACGATGACGGTGCATGTGCTGAAAGGCTACGGCGCGATGCAGATGGGCACGCATCGGTTCTTCGCGCTGCAGCCCGGGCGTCCGGACCGGCTGACCGAAACCGGCAAGTTCATCGACCTGTGGAAGAAGCAGCAGGATGGCAGCTGGAAGCTTGCGCGGGTCATCAGCTACGACCACCGGCTGGCCCAGGCCGGCGACTGACTCCGCGCCTCCACGCGATGGACTGAGCCGTGGGCACCCCTGGGGGAACGTGGCCCCTCCCCTGCCCCGTTCCCCCCGGGCGGGGCTTCCCCTCTGACACCTGAAGCAGCTTCGAGTCCCTGCGGCGTGGCGCGCGCCCCTAGCCCATTGACGGCCATCGAATGCGCGGCTATGTATATACACGAGCATGCATATAGACGCCTTTCAGACCCTCGCCGACCCCACCCGCCGGCGCATCGTCGAAACGCTGCGCCGGGGCGAGCGGCAGGTCGGTGACATCGTCGAAGAGGCCGGCGTCCACCAGTCGGGCGTCTCGCGCCATCTGCGCATCCTCCACGAGTCCGGCTTCGTCTCGGTGCGACCCGACGGGCAACGCCGGCTCTATTCCCTCAAGCCCGAGCCCTTTCAGGAGCTCGATGCCTGGCTCTCGCCCTACCGGCAGCTTTGGGAAGAACGTCTCGACCGCTTCGGCGCGGCGCTCGAACAACGTCAAAAACAGAAGAGCAAGAAGTAGCGAACAGGAGCAACGACCATGGCTGAAGCGAAGAACATCATCATCGAGCGCACCTACCGCGCGAGCGCGCAGGAACTCTGGGATCTGTGGACGACGAAGGAAGGCTTCGAGTCCTGGTGGGGACCGGTGGGCTTCCGTGTCGACGTTCACGAAATCTCGGCGCGCATCGGCGGCACGCTGCGCTACGACATGATTGCCCACGCGCCGGAAGTCATCGCCGAGATGAAGAAGATGGGTGAGCCGCTTTCGCACGCGACCCGCGGGACCTTCACCGAGCTCGAGCCGCAACGACGGCTCGCCCTCACCCACGTCATCGACTTCCTGCCCGGCGTGAAGCCGTACGACAGCACGATGTGGGTCGACTTCATCCCGTCCGGAAACAGCGTGCGCATGGTCGTGACGCTGAGCCCCATGCACAACCCGGAGTTCAGCCAGATGCAGAAGGAGGGTTTCAGCAGCCAGCTCACCAAGCTCGACCAACGCTTCGGCGCGTCGACGGGGTGAGAC
It includes:
- a CDS encoding SRPBCC family protein, producing the protein MAEAKNIIIERTYRASAQELWDLWTTKEGFESWWGPVGFRVDVHEISARIGGTLRYDMIAHAPEVIAEMKKMGEPLSHATRGTFTELEPQRRLALTHVIDFLPGVKPYDSTMWVDFIPSGNSVRMVVTLSPMHNPEFSQMQKEGFSSQLTKLDQRFGASTG
- a CDS encoding ArsR/SmtB family transcription factor; protein product: MHIDAFQTLADPTRRRIVETLRRGERQVGDIVEEAGVHQSGVSRHLRILHESGFVSVRPDGQRRLYSLKPEPFQELDAWLSPYRQLWEERLDRFGAALEQRQKQKSKK
- a CDS encoding nuclear transport factor 2 family protein: MTRLLPVVPLLISGVTCATTTPGEAAAPPGAAAIRLHPGAEPPSPELVAQLEELDLKLFDAVFGCRLDTLASLIAEDFEFVHDKWGQTADSGPAFVESVRQGCEKQKTGENFTARRELVPGTMTVHVLKGYGAMQMGTHRFFALQPGRPDRLTETGKFIDLWKKQQDGSWKLARVISYDHRLAQAGD